One window of the Leptotrichia massiliensis genome contains the following:
- the folP gene encoding dihydropteroate synthase produces the protein MIKTSKIKNKDSKNIIIEFNGNIEELPKFENFLEEKNIFSFNKNEGITAIFKYSELKQLIEILKMENSFEFENGIEKLEEILQENRLIWKGNRFEFDLTTESVIYSILNITPDSFYDGGRNSSVYKVLKRIEEDIRNGAKIFEFGGKSSKPNFDDISAEEEWNRIEKYIEAVKKEFPDIVLALDSDTEEVIEKGLDAGIDIINDFNGFTSERKLKLVEKYKPALVVMNNGRFDEIPNLKNYLENYFDKRVKAILETGIEREKISIDPGVGYSSNNSMNTPEDMERIKSVKYLRNMRLPIMIAISRKSFNEKIFGLSLEERLMGTLMFESLMVQDGGRILRVHDVKKTRDILNMLEVYNKI, from the coding sequence ATGATTAAAACCAGTAAAATTAAGAATAAGGATTCAAAAAATATTATTATTGAATTTAATGGAAATATAGAAGAACTGCCTAAATTTGAGAATTTTTTGGAAGAAAAGAATATTTTTTCATTTAATAAAAATGAAGGGATTACAGCTATTTTTAAATATTCAGAATTAAAACAACTGATTGAGATTTTGAAAATGGAAAATAGTTTTGAATTTGAAAATGGAATTGAAAAATTGGAAGAGATTTTACAAGAAAATAGATTGATTTGGAAAGGGAATAGGTTTGAGTTTGATTTGACAACTGAATCAGTTATTTATTCGATTTTGAATATTACGCCAGATTCGTTTTATGATGGTGGGAGAAATTCAAGTGTATATAAGGTTTTGAAGCGAATTGAGGAAGATATTAGGAATGGGGCTAAAATATTTGAATTTGGGGGGAAATCATCGAAGCCTAATTTTGATGATATTTCGGCAGAAGAAGAATGGAATCGGATTGAAAAATATATTGAGGCTGTGAAAAAGGAGTTTCCAGATATTGTGCTGGCTTTAGACAGTGATACTGAGGAAGTTATTGAAAAAGGACTGGATGCGGGTATTGATATTATTAATGATTTTAATGGATTTACTTCGGAAAGAAAATTGAAATTAGTTGAAAAATATAAACCTGCGTTGGTTGTGATGAATAATGGACGGTTTGATGAAATTCCAAACTTGAAAAATTATTTGGAAAATTATTTTGATAAGCGAGTAAAAGCAATTTTAGAAACTGGAATTGAAAGAGAAAAAATTTCGATAGATCCAGGAGTTGGATATTCTTCAAATAACAGCATGAATACACCTGAAGATATGGAAAGAATTAAGTCGGTAAAATATTTACGGAATATGAGATTACCAATAATGATTGCTATTTCGAGAAAAAGTTTTAATGAGAAAATATTTGGGTTGTCGCTAGAAGAAAGACTTATGGGAACATTGATGTTTGAGAGTCTAATGGTACAAGATGGCGGAAGGATTTTGCGAGTTCATGATGTAAAGAAAACTAGGGATATTTTGAATATGCTGGAAGTTTATAATAAAATTTAA
- the folE gene encoding GTP cyclohydrolase I FolE, with translation MKKNKNIDKETRLKNIENAVREILINIGEDVDREGLIETPKRVAKMYDEILSTKSVDDFENYKLFDVDLGDSQEIVLVKEIPFFSMCEHHMLPFFGKVHVAYIPRDNKVIGLSKIPRLVEFISRKLSVQEEITVNVAKKLIEILNPLGVAVVVEARHMCIEMRGVNKIGSVTRTSFYSGEFKENVDRKKEFLDGIKS, from the coding sequence ATGAAAAAAAACAAAAATATAGATAAAGAAACAAGATTAAAAAATATTGAAAATGCAGTACGTGAAATTTTAATAAATATTGGTGAAGATGTGGATAGAGAAGGGCTTATTGAAACTCCTAAAAGAGTTGCAAAAATGTATGATGAGATTCTGAGTACAAAAAGTGTAGATGATTTTGAAAATTATAAATTATTTGATGTAGATTTAGGTGATTCTCAAGAAATAGTACTTGTGAAGGAAATACCCTTTTTTTCAATGTGTGAGCATCATATGCTACCATTTTTTGGAAAGGTGCATGTTGCTTATATTCCGAGAGATAATAAAGTTATTGGACTTAGCAAGATACCAAGACTTGTTGAATTTATTTCACGAAAACTGAGTGTTCAAGAAGAAATTACTGTAAATGTTGCAAAAAAATTGATAGAAATATTAAATCCATTGGGAGTTGCTGTTGTGGTTGAGGCACGACACATGTGCATTGAAATGAGAGGGGTTAATAAAATTGGTTCTGTGACTAGAACATCATTTTATAGTGGCGAATTTAAGGAGAATGTGGATAGGAAGAAGGAGTTTTTGGATGGGATTAAATCTTAA
- a CDS encoding bifunctional folylpolyglutamate synthase/dihydrofolate synthase codes for MKESLYGEKKRVTLLAEILDKMDNPASDVQVIHVSGTNGKGSTCYMINSILCETGYKVGLFTSPQIRTIYELIKVNGVEITELEFEEYKNKLRQVLNELDLDLENDLSYFEMVFLIAMIHFKNKAVNVLILECGLGGELDATNAVSKIDYTIFTKIGIDHKNILGNTIEEICRTKSKIIRKQSNVIIAPNQRDVVYEILEKEAKYKNCDIFLAEKNIKIEKVENKEKNSQNIYEKEDLTSENGSEFQDKVRAEIIGNYGFGKNFKNNEYFFRFGLKGEQQLENLATVLMWYFRFCDENILENTEKILDRALGTLQIEGRMEKVGEIKNVYLDVAHNEDSVEAFVDYVKKNFDNKKKIFVVGFLKDKEVEKCVNLLKIVGDNFILTEPNNEERKLDSEILEKYFEDKKIENSKNIIISEKNIEKAFLKALELRENEDECIFVVGSFYLLGEVKKVIEKCF; via the coding sequence ATGAAAGAATCATTATATGGAGAAAAGAAAAGAGTAACTTTGCTTGCAGAAATTTTAGACAAAATGGATAATCCAGCGAGTGATGTTCAGGTTATTCATGTTAGTGGGACGAATGGGAAAGGTTCGACTTGCTATATGATTAATAGTATTTTGTGTGAAACGGGATATAAAGTTGGATTATTTACGAGTCCTCAAATAAGGACAATTTATGAATTGATTAAGGTTAATGGGGTTGAAATTACTGAGTTGGAATTTGAAGAGTATAAAAATAAGTTAAGACAGGTTTTGAATGAGCTGGATTTGGATTTGGAAAATGATTTGTCGTATTTTGAGATGGTGTTTTTGATTGCGATGATACATTTTAAAAATAAGGCTGTGAATGTTTTGATTTTGGAATGTGGGCTTGGAGGGGAACTGGATGCAACGAACGCAGTTTCAAAAATTGATTATACTATTTTTACAAAGATTGGGATTGATCATAAAAATATTTTGGGAAATACGATTGAGGAAATTTGCCGAACAAAGTCAAAAATTATAAGAAAACAGAGCAATGTTATAATTGCTCCAAATCAGAGAGATGTAGTATATGAAATTTTGGAAAAAGAAGCAAAATATAAAAATTGTGATATTTTTTTAGCTGAAAAAAATATAAAAATTGAAAAAGTAGAAAATAAAGAAAAGAATAGCCAAAATATTTATGAAAAAGAAGATTTAACATCTGAAAACGGTTCAGAATTTCAAGATAAAGTTAGAGCTGAAATAATTGGAAATTATGGTTTTGGGAAAAATTTTAAAAATAATGAATATTTTTTTAGATTTGGACTAAAAGGTGAACAACAGCTGGAGAATCTAGCAACAGTTTTAATGTGGTATTTTAGATTTTGTGATGAAAATATTCTAGAAAATACAGAAAAAATATTGGATAGAGCTTTGGGAACATTGCAAATTGAAGGAAGAATGGAAAAAGTTGGGGAAATTAAAAATGTGTATTTGGATGTGGCACATAATGAGGATAGTGTCGAGGCATTTGTAGATTATGTTAAAAAGAATTTTGATAATAAGAAAAAGATTTTTGTAGTTGGATTTTTGAAGGATAAGGAAGTTGAGAAATGTGTGAATCTTTTAAAAATAGTTGGGGATAATTTTATATTGACAGAACCCAATAACGAAGAAAGAAAATTGGATTCAGAGATTTTGGAAAAATATTTTGAAGATAAAAAAATTGAAAACTCTAAAAATATTATAATTTCTGAAAAGAATATTGAGAAGGCTTTTTTGAAAGCGTTGGAATTGAGAGAGAATGAAGATGAGTGTATTTTTGTAGTTGGATCATTTTACTTGTTAGGAGAAGTAAAAAAAGTTATTGAGAAATGTTTTTAA